A single window of Vibrio sp. SCSIO 43137 DNA harbors:
- the deoD gene encoding purine-nucleoside phosphorylase: protein MATPHINAEMGAFADVVLMPGDPLRAKYIAETFLDDVVQVCDVRNMYGYTGTYKGRKISVMGHGMGIPSCSIYVTELIKDFGVKKIIRVGSCGAVSEDIKVRDVVIGMGASTDSKVNRIRFKGHDFAAIADYKMVKAAEEAAKARGIDVKVGNLFSAELFYTPDPEMFDVMDKYGIVGVEMEAAGIYGVAAEYGAKALAICTVSDHIKTGEQTTSEERATTFNEMMEIALDSVLLGDEE from the coding sequence ATGGCAACTCCACATATCAACGCTGAAATGGGCGCTTTTGCTGATGTTGTTTTAATGCCGGGCGATCCGCTACGTGCAAAATATATCGCTGAAACATTTCTTGACGATGTAGTGCAGGTTTGTGACGTTCGTAACATGTACGGCTACACTGGCACATATAAAGGTCGTAAGATCTCTGTAATGGGTCACGGCATGGGTATCCCTTCATGCTCTATCTATGTTACTGAGCTAATCAAAGACTTCGGTGTTAAGAAGATCATCCGCGTAGGTAGCTGTGGCGCTGTAAGCGAAGACATCAAAGTACGTGATGTTGTTATTGGTATGGGTGCTTCTACTGACTCTAAAGTTAACCGTATCCGCTTTAAAGGCCATGACTTTGCTGCAATCGCAGACTATAAAATGGTTAAAGCTGCTGAAGAAGCGGCTAAAGCACGCGGTATCGACGTTAAAGTTGGTAACCTGTTCTCTGCTGAGCTGTTCTACACTCCAGATCCAGAAATGTTCGACGTAATGGACAAGTACGGCATCGTTGGTGTTGAAATGGAAGCTGCCGGTATCTACGGTGTTGCAGCTGAGTACGGTGCAAAAGCTCTGGCTATCTGTACTGTATCTGACCACATTAAGACAGGTGAGCAAACTACATCTGAAGAGCGTGCAACTACGTTCAACGAGATGATGGAAATCGCTCTTGATTCTGTTCTTCTGGGTGACGAAGAGTAA
- the deoB gene encoding phosphopentomutase, producing the protein MKRSIILVLDSFGIGASADADKFGDVGSDTLGHIAEQCAKGLADNENRKGPLSLPNLTKLGLAMAAKESTGSVPQGMDESAEIIGAYGHAAEISSGKDTPSGHWEIAGVPVLFEWGYFTEKTNSFPKELLDRIVERANLPGYLGDCHASGTQVLDDLGEEHMATGKPIFYTSADSVFQIACHEETYGLDNLLELCQIAREELEDYNIGRVIARPFIGPKAGEFARTGNRRDLSVEPPAATVLQKLVDEKGGDVVSIGKIADIYANCGITKKVKKTGIEDLFNATLEQVKEAGDNTIVFTNFVDFDSAYGHRRDVAGYAAALEYFDSRLPELLAILKEDDVLIMTADHGCDPTWPGTDHTREHIPVLVYGEKVKAGSLGRRETFADIGQSLAEYFGTSDMDYGKSFL; encoded by the coding sequence ATGAAAAGATCAATTATTTTAGTTTTAGACTCATTTGGTATCGGCGCATCTGCTGATGCTGATAAGTTTGGTGATGTTGGCTCTGATACGCTGGGCCATATCGCAGAGCAGTGTGCTAAAGGCCTTGCTGACAATGAAAACCGTAAAGGCCCGCTATCTCTGCCTAACCTGACTAAATTGGGTCTGGCAATGGCAGCAAAAGAGTCTACAGGTTCAGTTCCTCAGGGAATGGACGAGTCTGCAGAGATCATTGGTGCTTACGGCCACGCAGCAGAAATCTCATCTGGTAAGGATACTCCTTCCGGTCACTGGGAAATTGCCGGTGTTCCTGTTCTGTTTGAATGGGGCTACTTTACAGAGAAGACCAACAGCTTCCCTAAAGAGCTGCTGGATCGCATCGTAGAGCGCGCGAACCTGCCGGGTTATCTGGGTGACTGCCACGCTTCTGGTACTCAGGTACTGGATGACCTTGGTGAAGAGCATATGGCAACTGGTAAGCCTATCTTCTACACCTCTGCTGACTCTGTATTCCAGATCGCTTGTCACGAAGAGACATACGGTTTAGATAACCTGCTTGAGCTTTGTCAGATTGCCCGTGAAGAGCTTGAAGATTACAACATTGGCCGTGTTATTGCGCGTCCGTTTATTGGCCCTAAAGCCGGTGAGTTTGCCCGTACGGGTAACCGTCGTGATCTTTCTGTTGAGCCACCAGCAGCAACCGTTCTGCAGAAGCTGGTTGACGAGAAAGGCGGTGATGTTGTTTCTATCGGTAAGATTGCTGATATTTACGCTAACTGCGGTATCACTAAGAAAGTGAAGAAGACAGGTATCGAAGATCTGTTTAACGCCACACTTGAGCAAGTTAAAGAAGCGGGTGATAACACTATCGTATTCACCAACTTTGTCGACTTTGACTCTGCATACGGTCACCGTCGTGATGTAGCAGGTTATGCTGCTGCACTTGAGTATTTCGATAGCCGCCTGCCTGAGCTTCTGGCTATTCTGAAAGAAGACGACGTACTGATTATGACTGCGGACCACGGCTGTGATCCAACATGGCCGGGCACAGACCATACCCGTGAGCACATCCCTGTACTTGTGTACGGTGAGAAGGTTAAAGCGGGTTCACTTGGCCGTCGTGAAACTTTTGCTGATATTGGTCAAAGCTTAGCTGAATACTTTGGCACTTCCGATATGGATTATGGTAAAAGCTTTCTGTAA
- the deoA gene encoding thymidine phosphorylase produces MFLPQEIIRRKRDGEVLTSEEINFFIQGVAKNTVSEGQIAAFAMAIFFNEMTMPERIALTCAMRDSGMVLDWSHMNFDGPIVDKHSTGGVGDVTSLMLGPMVAACGGFVPMISGRGLGHTGGTLDKLESIPGYNITPTNDVFGQVTKEAGVAIIGQTGDLAPADKRVYATRDITATVDNISLITASILSKKLAAGLESLVMDVKVGSGAFMPTYEASEELAKSIVAVANGAGTKTTALLTDMNQVLASSAGNALEVKEAVQFLTGEYQNPRLKEVTMASCAEMLVLGNLAKDTADARAKLQGVLDNGLAAEKFGRMVKGLGGPGDFVENYSNYLDTAEVIKPVYAKESGIVSAMDTREIGMAVVGMGGGRRVATDTIDYAVGFESFIRLGETADSEKPLAVIHARNEAQWQDAADALQKAIKVGSEEYVATPDVYREIRAEDVE; encoded by the coding sequence ATGTTTTTACCTCAAGAAATTATTCGCAGAAAACGTGACGGTGAAGTACTGACTTCAGAAGAGATTAACTTCTTTATTCAGGGCGTTGCTAAAAACACAGTTTCCGAAGGCCAGATTGCCGCATTTGCTATGGCTATCTTCTTCAATGAAATGACAATGCCTGAGCGTATTGCTCTGACTTGTGCGATGCGTGATTCTGGTATGGTTCTGGACTGGAGCCACATGAACTTTGACGGCCCAATCGTTGATAAGCACTCAACGGGTGGTGTTGGTGACGTAACTTCTCTAATGCTTGGCCCTATGGTGGCGGCATGTGGTGGTTTTGTTCCAATGATTTCCGGCCGTGGCCTTGGTCATACAGGTGGTACTCTGGATAAGCTGGAGTCAATCCCGGGTTATAACATTACTCCTACTAATGATGTGTTTGGTCAGGTAACAAAAGAAGCTGGTGTGGCTATTATTGGTCAGACTGGTGACCTTGCTCCTGCCGATAAGCGTGTTTATGCAACTCGTGATATCACTGCAACTGTAGACAACATCTCACTGATCACTGCTTCTATTCTTTCTAAGAAACTGGCAGCAGGCCTTGAGTCTCTGGTTATGGATGTAAAAGTAGGTTCTGGTGCCTTTATGCCGACTTACGAAGCGTCTGAAGAGTTGGCGAAATCTATCGTAGCAGTAGCGAACGGTGCCGGTACTAAGACCACTGCACTGCTTACTGATATGAATCAGGTACTGGCATCATCTGCTGGTAATGCGCTGGAAGTAAAAGAAGCCGTTCAGTTCCTGACTGGCGAATATCAGAACCCACGTCTGAAAGAAGTGACTATGGCTTCTTGTGCAGAGATGCTGGTGCTGGGTAACCTTGCTAAAGATACTGCTGATGCACGTGCTAAACTTCAGGGTGTTCTGGACAATGGTCTGGCAGCTGAGAAGTTCGGCAGAATGGTTAAAGGTCTTGGTGGCCCTGGTGATTTTGTTGAGAACTACAGCAACTATCTGGACACAGCAGAAGTTATCAAGCCAGTCTACGCTAAAGAGAGCGGTATTGTATCTGCTATGGATACCCGTGAAATTGGTATGGCTGTTGTGGGTATGGGCGGTGGTCGCCGCGTAGCCACAGATACTATTGACTATGCAGTAGGTTTCGAAAGCTTTATCCGTCTTGGCGAAACTGCAGACAGCGAGAAGCCGCTTGCAGTGATTCATGCCCGTAATGAAGCACAGTGGCAAGATGCCGCTGACGCACTACAGAAAGCGATTAAAGTTGGTAGTGAAGAATATGTAGCAACCCCGGATGTTTACCGTGAAATTCGCGCGGAAGATGTTGAATAA
- the deoC gene encoding deoxyribose-phosphate aldolase: protein MSDLKAAALRALKLMDLTTLNDDDTDAKVISLCHDAKTAVGNTAAICIYPRFIPIAKKTLREQGTPEVRIATVTNFPHGNDDIDIAVAETKAAIAYGADEVDVVFPYRTLIAGDEKTGFELVKQVKEACGDILLKVIIETGELKEEALIKRASELSIEAGADFIKTSTGKVPVNATPEAAEIMLKVIRDMGVAEKVGFKPAGGVRTAEDAAQFLAMADDILGADWADNMHYRFGASSLLTNLLNTLEVTDETADPNAY, encoded by the coding sequence ATGAGCGATTTAAAAGCAGCAGCTCTACGTGCACTTAAACTAATGGATTTAACTACGCTGAATGATGATGACACTGATGCAAAAGTGATCTCTCTTTGTCATGACGCAAAAACTGCGGTAGGTAACACTGCTGCTATCTGTATTTACCCTCGCTTTATTCCTATTGCGAAGAAAACACTACGTGAGCAAGGTACTCCTGAAGTACGTATCGCTACAGTAACTAACTTCCCGCACGGTAACGACGATATCGATATCGCAGTAGCTGAAACTAAAGCGGCTATCGCATACGGTGCAGACGAAGTAGACGTAGTATTCCCATACCGTACTCTTATCGCTGGCGATGAAAAAACGGGTTTCGAACTGGTTAAGCAAGTGAAAGAAGCGTGTGGCGATATCCTTCTTAAAGTGATCATCGAAACCGGTGAACTAAAAGAAGAAGCACTTATCAAGCGTGCATCTGAGCTATCTATCGAAGCTGGTGCAGACTTTATTAAAACTTCTACAGGTAAAGTGCCTGTAAACGCAACTCCTGAAGCTGCTGAAATCATGCTGAAAGTGATTCGTGACATGGGCGTAGCTGAGAAAGTTGGTTTCAAACCTGCTGGTGGTGTTCGTACTGCTGAAGATGCAGCACAGTTCCTTGCAATGGCTGATGACATTCTTGGCGCTGACTGGGCTGACAACATGCACTACCGTTTCGGTGCATCTAGCCTGCTGACTAACCTGCTAAACACGCTGGAAGTAACAGACGAAACAGCGGATCCAAACGCATACTAA
- a CDS encoding XapX domain-containing protein yields the protein MNEVILATVAGFAVGMLFSAIKLPIPAPPVLTGVMGIVGVYLGGVAYHWIIERFFS from the coding sequence ATGAATGAAGTTATTCTCGCAACAGTTGCTGGTTTTGCTGTAGGCATGTTGTTCTCGGCAATTAAGTTACCTATCCCAGCTCCCCCGGTATTAACGGGCGTGATGGGAATCGTCGGAGTTTATTTAGGCGGTGTAGCTTACCACTGGATTATTGAACGATTTTTCAGTTAG
- a CDS encoding NupC/NupG family nucleoside CNT transporter, with amino-acid sequence MSLFMSLVGMAVLIAIAVLLSDNRKAINLRTVGGAFAIQFALGAFVLYVPWGKDLLGGFSAGVASVIDFGKNGTSFLFGSLVNFSVEGIGFIFAFQVLPTLIFFSALISVLYYIGAMQWVIKILGGALEKALGTSQAESMSAAANIFVGQTEAPLVVRPFVPKMTQSELFAVMCGGLASVAGGVLAGYASMGVPLEYLVAASFMAAPGGLLFAKIIKPETEDFSDKIDADLDGDDKPANVFDAAAGGASAGMQLALNVGAMLIAFIGLIALVNGMLGGIGGWFGMPELSLELILGYVFSPLAFLIGVPWEEATLAGTFIGQKLIVNEFVAYLNFVPYVGESAQVVEATGQVMSTKTTAIISFALCGFANLSSIAILLGGLGGIAPNRRHDIARMGMKAVAAGTLSNLMAATIAGFCISLAM; translated from the coding sequence ATGAGCCTGTTTATGAGCCTAGTCGGTATGGCAGTACTGATTGCAATCGCAGTACTACTATCTGACAACCGCAAAGCAATTAATTTAAGAACCGTGGGTGGTGCATTCGCTATCCAATTCGCTCTTGGTGCATTTGTACTTTATGTACCTTGGGGTAAAGATCTACTGGGTGGTTTCTCTGCTGGTGTAGCTAGCGTGATCGACTTCGGTAAAAACGGTACTAGCTTCCTATTCGGTAGCCTAGTTAACTTCTCTGTAGAAGGTATTGGTTTCATCTTCGCATTCCAAGTACTGCCTACACTGATCTTCTTCTCTGCACTTATCTCTGTACTTTACTACATCGGTGCAATGCAGTGGGTTATCAAGATCCTTGGTGGTGCACTTGAGAAAGCTCTGGGTACTTCTCAGGCTGAATCAATGTCTGCAGCAGCTAACATTTTCGTAGGTCAGACTGAGGCACCTCTGGTTGTTCGTCCGTTTGTTCCTAAAATGACTCAATCTGAGCTGTTTGCTGTAATGTGTGGTGGCCTGGCATCTGTTGCTGGTGGTGTACTAGCTGGTTATGCATCTATGGGTGTTCCACTAGAGTACCTTGTAGCTGCATCATTCATGGCTGCACCTGGTGGTCTACTGTTCGCTAAAATCATCAAGCCAGAGACTGAAGACTTCTCTGACAAGATTGACGCTGACCTAGACGGCGACGACAAACCTGCTAACGTATTTGACGCAGCTGCTGGTGGTGCTTCTGCTGGTATGCAACTTGCGCTAAACGTTGGTGCAATGCTAATCGCATTCATCGGTCTTATCGCTCTTGTGAACGGTATGCTTGGTGGCATCGGTGGTTGGTTCGGTATGCCTGAACTAAGCCTGGAGCTTATCCTTGGTTATGTATTCTCTCCACTGGCATTCCTAATCGGTGTTCCATGGGAAGAAGCAACTCTGGCGGGTACTTTCATTGGTCAGAAACTGATCGTGAACGAATTCGTTGCATACCTGAACTTCGTACCTTACGTTGGTGAGAGTGCACAAGTTGTTGAAGCAACTGGTCAGGTTATGTCTACTAAGACGACAGCAATCATCTCATTCGCTCTATGTGGTTTCGCGAACCTTTCTTCTATCGCGATTCTGCTAGGTGGTCTGGGTGGTATCGCTCCAAACCGTCGTCACGATATTGCTCGCATGGGTATGAAAGCTGTTGCCGCTGGTACTCTTTCTAACCTGATGGCTGCAACTATCGCTGGTTTCTGTATTAGCCTGGCTATGTAA
- a CDS encoding TatD family hydrolase — MTKLFDTHCHLDFEPFSADLDDVISRARNKGVDKFLIPACSKSNWRNVAEISQRYSGVYYALGLHPYFTDKHSDSDLDLLEQAIRNRDNKCVAVGECGLDFVKGNDRERQILLLDAQLDLTIQYELPVILHCRGAHQQMIKLLKQKKLPCAGVIHGFSGSYEQAMDYIRLGYYIGVGSTITYLRARKTRNTISKLPLANLVLETDAPDMPLSGYQGEKNVPERVLNVLNELNVLRNEPEQTVADTLYKNSLSVFTICK; from the coding sequence ATGACAAAACTGTTTGATACTCATTGTCATCTGGATTTTGAGCCGTTTTCTGCCGATCTTGATGATGTGATTAGCCGGGCAAGGAATAAAGGTGTCGATAAGTTTCTGATCCCGGCCTGTAGCAAAAGTAACTGGCGCAATGTTGCCGAGATAAGTCAGCGTTATAGTGGCGTTTATTACGCTTTAGGACTTCACCCTTATTTTACTGATAAACACTCAGATAGTGATTTGGACCTTTTAGAACAGGCAATCAGGAATCGAGATAATAAGTGTGTAGCGGTAGGAGAGTGTGGGCTGGATTTTGTAAAAGGTAATGACAGGGAAAGGCAAATACTGTTGTTAGATGCTCAACTGGATTTAACTATCCAATACGAGCTACCTGTGATTCTTCATTGCCGGGGAGCTCATCAGCAGATGATTAAGCTGCTGAAACAGAAAAAACTGCCATGTGCCGGGGTGATTCATGGCTTCTCCGGTAGCTATGAGCAGGCAATGGACTATATCAGGCTTGGCTATTACATAGGAGTTGGGAGCACGATCACATATTTGCGGGCAAGAAAAACCAGAAATACCATTTCAAAACTTCCTTTAGCAAATTTAGTACTGGAAACAGACGCTCCAGATATGCCATTAAGTGGTTATCAAGGTGAAAAAAATGTGCCAGAAAGAGTGTTAAATGTGTTAAATGAGCTAAACGTGTTGCGAAATGAACCTGAGCAAACGGTTGCCGATACGCTTTATAAGAACAGCCTTTCAGTGTTTACAATTTGTAAATAA
- a CDS encoding BMP family lipoprotein → MKKTTLKLSALALAVSSFSVFAAPKPAVIYDTAGKFDKSFNEAVFQNGVKVLEAEKGVKVREFEPQNEAQREQGLRRLASRGFSPIVAVGFNMASAVEKVATEFPDIQFTIIDMVVDKPNVQSVVFKEHEGSFLVGALAAKASKTGTVGFVGGMDIPLIRKFQCGYEQGAKFANADATVLQNMTGSTPAAFADPAKGSELAKSQFSKGADVIYAAAGGTGLGVYQAAKDAGKLAIGVDANQNHLQPGTMLTSMVKRVGVAAKNTWTESMDGSWKPGIKVLGLKEGGVAWALDDNNASLITPEMKSYVEGIEADIISGKIKVHDYMSDNTCNY, encoded by the coding sequence GTGAAAAAGACAACTCTAAAGCTATCAGCACTAGCGCTTGCCGTTTCTTCATTCAGCGTATTTGCTGCGCCTAAACCAGCTGTTATTTACGATACAGCAGGTAAATTCGATAAATCATTTAACGAAGCCGTTTTCCAGAATGGTGTAAAAGTTCTTGAGGCAGAAAAAGGCGTTAAAGTACGTGAGTTTGAACCTCAAAACGAAGCTCAGCGTGAACAAGGTCTTCGTCGTCTGGCCAGCCGTGGTTTCAGCCCTATCGTTGCTGTTGGTTTCAACATGGCTTCTGCAGTAGAAAAAGTGGCTACAGAATTCCCTGATATTCAATTCACTATCATCGATATGGTTGTTGACAAGCCAAACGTACAATCTGTGGTATTTAAAGAGCATGAAGGTTCGTTCCTTGTTGGTGCTCTTGCAGCTAAAGCTTCTAAAACAGGCACTGTTGGTTTTGTAGGTGGTATGGATATTCCACTGATCCGTAAGTTCCAGTGTGGTTATGAGCAAGGTGCTAAATTTGCTAATGCTGATGCAACGGTTCTGCAGAACATGACAGGTTCTACTCCGGCAGCATTTGCTGATCCGGCGAAAGGTTCTGAGCTGGCTAAATCTCAGTTCTCCAAAGGTGCGGATGTAATTTACGCAGCAGCAGGTGGTACAGGCCTTGGTGTTTATCAGGCGGCTAAAGATGCAGGTAAACTGGCTATTGGTGTTGACGCAAACCAAAACCACCTACAGCCGGGCACTATGCTGACTTCAATGGTTAAGCGTGTTGGTGTTGCAGCTAAAAACACATGGACTGAAAGCATGGATGGCAGCTGGAAACCTGGCATCAAGGTTCTTGGTCTGAAAGAAGGCGGTGTTGCATGGGCTCTTGATGACAACAATGCCAGCCTGATCACTCCGGAGATGAAGTCTTATGTTGAAGGCATCGAAGCGGATATCATTTCAGGAAAGATCAAAGTTCATGACTACATGTCAGACAACACTTGTAACTACTAA
- a CDS encoding ABC transporter ATP-binding protein — MTQTPNYAIELKQIDKRFGAVHANKSIDLRVPAGTIHGIIGENGAGKSTLMSIIYGFYHADGGSMLVNNQSYKPSNSQEAIAAGIGMVHQHFMLVENFTVLENIVLGAENGWKLQESLSSARKKLLQIEKDYGLEVPLGAIVGELPVGLQQRVEILKALYRDAKILILDEPTGVLTPQEADHLFSILNKLREQGTTVMIITHKLREVLAITDNISVMRQGAMVEHVVTAETDQEQLAELMVGRKVRLKVEKKPAAPKKELIQVEKLSFFDDAGVQRVKEISFSVREGEIVGIAGVSGNGQSKILGLLSGILTPHSGNIVLNGHPFSKEDPRDPEAVRAMGVGHIPEDRHKQGLVNKFEAQEAYILGYHNLPKYNKGKLGLLQDKAAITEYCQTSMDKWDVRPNDVTLKTANFSGGNQQKLVIAREMEENPNVLLVGQPTRGVDIGAIEYIHQQIIASRDKGKAVLLVSVELDEILSLADRIIVMFDGAIVGEVSAEQADEKTLGLMMANIVPDHIKQGSQSGEEA, encoded by the coding sequence GTGACTCAAACTCCAAACTACGCCATTGAACTCAAACAAATCGATAAACGCTTTGGCGCAGTACACGCCAATAAGTCCATCGATTTGCGGGTTCCGGCTGGCACAATTCACGGAATTATCGGTGAAAATGGCGCTGGCAAGTCCACACTGATGAGCATCATTTATGGTTTCTACCACGCCGACGGTGGTTCCATGCTGGTCAACAATCAATCATACAAACCTTCTAATTCTCAGGAAGCGATTGCTGCGGGAATTGGTATGGTTCACCAACACTTTATGTTGGTAGAAAACTTCACTGTTCTTGAGAATATCGTTCTCGGGGCAGAAAACGGCTGGAAACTACAGGAAAGTTTGAGTTCAGCCCGCAAAAAACTACTGCAAATCGAAAAAGATTACGGACTCGAAGTCCCTCTGGGTGCCATTGTCGGTGAGCTTCCCGTGGGCCTGCAGCAACGTGTAGAGATTCTTAAGGCGCTGTATCGCGACGCAAAAATTCTTATTCTTGATGAGCCGACAGGGGTACTGACTCCTCAGGAGGCCGATCACCTTTTCAGCATTCTTAACAAACTGCGCGAACAGGGTACAACGGTAATGATCATTACCCATAAGCTCAGGGAAGTGTTGGCAATCACAGATAATATCTCTGTTATGCGTCAGGGCGCTATGGTTGAGCACGTTGTTACTGCAGAAACAGATCAGGAGCAACTGGCCGAACTGATGGTAGGGCGTAAAGTTCGCCTGAAAGTTGAGAAGAAACCAGCGGCACCTAAGAAAGAGCTGATTCAGGTAGAGAAGCTGAGTTTCTTTGATGACGCCGGTGTTCAGCGTGTTAAAGAGATCAGTTTCTCAGTACGTGAAGGCGAGATCGTCGGCATAGCCGGTGTATCCGGCAACGGTCAGTCCAAAATTCTGGGGCTGCTATCTGGTATTCTAACTCCGCACTCCGGCAACATAGTGCTTAACGGCCACCCTTTCAGTAAGGAAGACCCAAGAGATCCTGAAGCCGTACGAGCTATGGGTGTCGGTCATATTCCGGAAGACAGGCATAAACAGGGACTGGTCAACAAGTTTGAAGCTCAGGAAGCTTATATTCTTGGCTATCACAATCTGCCTAAATACAACAAAGGTAAGCTTGGGTTACTGCAAGACAAAGCAGCCATTACTGAATACTGCCAGACCAGCATGGATAAATGGGATGTGCGGCCGAACGATGTCACCCTGAAGACAGCTAACTTCTCTGGTGGTAACCAGCAGAAACTGGTTATTGCCCGCGAAATGGAAGAAAACCCGAATGTACTTCTGGTTGGACAGCCTACCCGTGGTGTTGATATCGGTGCTATTGAGTATATTCACCAACAGATTATTGCCAGTCGTGATAAAGGAAAGGCGGTACTTCTGGTATCAGTAGAGCTGGATGAGATCCTTTCCCTTGCAGACCGTATTATCGTGATGTTTGACGGTGCGATTGTAGGTGAAGTAAGTGCTGAACAAGCTGATGAGAAAACCTTAGGTCTGATGATGGCGAATATTGTGCCGGACCACATTAAGCAGGGCAGTCAGTCCGGGGAGGAAGCATAA
- a CDS encoding ABC transporter permease: MSQVKIPAWVTVALLPAINVLVAFLVSALLFIYIDINPVDAAKVMWTGAFGYAEGFGYTLYYATGFVFTGLAVAVAFHAGLFNIGGEGQAYIGGLGVGLICLTLGEYAPWYIVFPFAILAGGLFGAAWAFIPAYLQAKRGSHIVITTIMFNFIAASLMAYLLVDILKPENTMATESRVFAASSWLPKMHEMAGAIGIDVAASPLNLSFIFALLCCVFVWLFIWHSRWGYEIRSVGSNPSAAGYAGINYVKIVILTMLISGMLAGFFALNVLQGELHQIKLNFVEGFGFTGIAVALMGRNHPIGVLLASLLFGFLYQGGAELSFEYGVDRNIVVVLQGLVILFSGALEHMFRPSLERTYIKLFTKSEKGAA, from the coding sequence ATGAGTCAGGTAAAAATTCCTGCCTGGGTAACCGTAGCACTATTACCAGCCATTAATGTATTAGTGGCATTTTTAGTCTCAGCCCTTCTATTTATCTATATTGATATCAACCCTGTCGACGCTGCTAAAGTGATGTGGACTGGTGCATTCGGTTACGCCGAAGGCTTCGGCTATACCCTTTACTATGCAACGGGCTTTGTCTTTACCGGCCTTGCTGTTGCCGTGGCATTCCATGCCGGGCTGTTCAACATTGGTGGTGAAGGTCAGGCGTATATTGGTGGCCTCGGGGTCGGATTGATCTGTCTGACGCTGGGCGAGTATGCCCCTTGGTATATCGTGTTCCCGTTTGCCATTCTGGCCGGTGGCCTGTTTGGTGCTGCGTGGGCATTTATTCCTGCCTACCTGCAGGCGAAGCGCGGTTCTCATATCGTAATCACCACGATTATGTTTAACTTTATCGCCGCTTCTCTGATGGCCTATCTTCTGGTTGATATCCTGAAACCAGAAAACACCATGGCGACAGAGAGCCGGGTGTTTGCTGCCAGTAGCTGGCTGCCAAAGATGCACGAAATGGCGGGCGCTATTGGTATTGATGTAGCCGCAAGCCCTCTGAACCTGAGCTTTATCTTCGCCCTGCTTTGCTGTGTGTTTGTCTGGCTGTTTATCTGGCACTCGCGCTGGGGCTATGAGATCCGCTCTGTTGGTTCTAACCCTTCAGCGGCAGGCTACGCTGGTATCAACTACGTTAAGATCGTTATCCTGACCATGCTGATTTCCGGTATGTTGGCAGGCTTCTTTGCCCTTAACGTACTTCAGGGTGAGCTACACCAAATCAAACTTAACTTTGTAGAAGGCTTCGGTTTTACTGGTATTGCGGTTGCTCTTATGGGACGTAACCACCCAATCGGTGTTCTGCTGGCCAGTTTACTGTTCGGTTTCCTTTATCAGGGTGGTGCAGAGTTAAGCTTTGAGTACGGCGTAGACCGTAATATCGTGGTGGTACTTCAGGGGCTGGTTATCCTCTTCTCGGGAGCACTGGAGCATATGTTCCGCCCATCACTTGAGCGCACTTACATTAAGTTGTTCACTAAATCAGAAAAAGGAGCGGCTTAA